Proteins from a genomic interval of Nostoc sp. TCL240-02:
- a CDS encoding diacylglycerol/polyprenol kinase family protein — MLITFSDLTSIPVLWLQIAITAIWVLLILVIAWVVNRFADEPEIVRKIVHIGTGNVILLAWWLDIPASVGITASILASAITLLSYRLPILPGINSVGRQSFGTFFYSVSFGILVASFWYLQQPQYAALGILIMTWGDGLAALIGQRFGTHKYKVFGTQKSWEGSLTMMFVSYLISILILVATQGNSWQSWVISLAVAFIATVLEAFSFLGIDNLTVPLGSAALAFFLSQLVYF, encoded by the coding sequence TTGTTGATTACATTTTCTGACTTAACCTCAATTCCGGTTTTATGGCTGCAAATTGCGATTACTGCAATTTGGGTGTTACTCATCCTCGTGATTGCATGGGTGGTAAACCGCTTCGCCGACGAGCCAGAAATCGTGCGGAAGATAGTTCATATAGGCACTGGTAATGTAATTTTACTTGCTTGGTGGCTAGATATCCCCGCCAGTGTAGGGATTACAGCTTCCATTCTAGCGAGTGCAATCACCTTATTATCCTACCGATTGCCTATTCTTCCTGGTATTAATAGCGTTGGGCGGCAAAGTTTCGGGACATTTTTTTACTCTGTTAGTTTCGGTATTTTAGTTGCCAGCTTCTGGTACTTACAACAACCCCAGTACGCAGCACTAGGAATTTTGATCATGACTTGGGGAGATGGACTAGCAGCCTTAATTGGACAACGCTTTGGTACACACAAATATAAAGTCTTTGGCACACAAAAAAGTTGGGAAGGCTCCCTAACCATGATGTTTGTTAGCTATTTAATCAGTATTTTGATTTTAGTTGCAACTCAAGGAAACAGTTGGCAAAGTTGGGTAATATCACTTGCGGTTGCATTTATCGCTACAGTTTTAGAGGCTTTTTCGTTTTTGGGTATTGATAATTTGACAGTCCCTTTGGGTAGTGCAGCCCTTGCCTTCTTTTTAAGTCAGTTAGTCTATTTCTAA
- the yidD gene encoding membrane protein insertion efficiency factor YidD, with protein MKLLFIWLIRGYRMFISPLFLPTCRFQPTCSMYAIEAIERFGVLRGSWMATRRILRCHPFHPGGYDPVPEVVEKVKGQ; from the coding sequence ATGAAACTATTATTTATTTGGCTGATTCGGGGCTACCGAATGTTTATATCGCCGTTGTTTCTCCCGACTTGTCGCTTTCAACCAACTTGTTCGATGTATGCTATTGAAGCCATTGAACGATTTGGAGTGTTACGTGGTAGCTGGATGGCTACTCGGCGGATTTTACGCTGTCATCCTTTCCATCCAGGTGGTTACGATCCAGTCCCAGAGGTGGTAGAAAAGGTAAAAGGGCAGTAG
- a CDS encoding transposase, which produces MCQDETMVGLKTLTGKVITASGVKPTVKVISPRDNFWIYGAIEPLTGDHFLYEYPKLNGECFQQFLDWLSVQLGSDYAILQIDQAPAHTSSVISWQEFIIPLFQPPSAPELNQERKALASS; this is translated from the coding sequence CTGTGCCAGGATGAAACTATGGTTGGACTCAAAACTCTTACAGGAAAAGTGATTACAGCTTCCGGAGTCAAGCCCACTGTTAAGGTGATATCGCCAAGAGATAACTTTTGGATTTATGGTGCAATTGAACCATTAACTGGAGACCACTTTCTTTATGAGTATCCGAAACTGAATGGCGAGTGTTTTCAACAGTTCTTGGACTGGCTATCTGTGCAATTAGGCTCGGATTATGCAATTTTACAGATTGATCAAGCACCGGCTCATACAAGTTCAGTGATTAGCTGGCAAGAGTTTATTATTCCTCTATTTCAACCACCATCGGCTCCTGAACTCAATCAAGAAAGAAAGGCTTTGGCAAGCTCTTAA
- a CDS encoding helix-turn-helix domain-containing protein, translating into MSRPFEIEIAESEEELKKRLQTANLGNQKEKLIMLWWIKSGQAKEQQDIGKRLAKDTSTVTRWLQKYRSGGLDELLKIKKAPGAKRKIPEAAIAALEEELKTGKGFSSYGAIVEWLKQEQGQDIEYATVYALVRYRLGAKLKVPRPQSHKQDEKLVSEFKKNSVSF; encoded by the coding sequence ATGAGCCGCCCTTTTGAGATTGAAATCGCAGAGAGCGAAGAAGAACTTAAAAAACGTCTACAAACAGCTAATTTAGGGAACCAGAAAGAAAAACTTATTATGCTGTGGTGGATAAAAAGCGGGCAGGCCAAGGAGCAGCAAGATATTGGAAAACGCTTGGCTAAAGATACATCAACGGTGACAAGGTGGTTACAAAAATATAGATCGGGTGGGCTAGATGAATTATTGAAAATAAAAAAAGCTCCGGGAGCAAAACGGAAAATTCCTGAGGCAGCGATCGCGGCACTTGAGGAAGAGTTAAAAACAGGAAAAGGCTTTAGTAGCTATGGTGCAATAGTGGAGTGGTTAAAGCAAGAGCAGGGGCAAGATATCGAGTATGCAACGGTTTATGCATTGGTTCGATATCGATTAGGGGCAAAACTAAAAGTACCACGTCCTCAAAGCCATAAGCAGGATGAAAAGTTAGTATCTGAGTTTAAAAAAAACTCGGTATCATTCTGA